A genome region from Coffea arabica cultivar ET-39 chromosome 7e, Coffea Arabica ET-39 HiFi, whole genome shotgun sequence includes the following:
- the LOC113689645 gene encoding cytochrome P450 71D10-like, with the protein MEFITVIAFFIFLFMLIKLLKRSPIKSDLKMPPGPKPLPIIGNMHQLFGSLAHRTLRDLAIKYGPLMHLKLGEVSTLVVTSPEVAEEFMKTHDLQFVNRPQLISVRIFNYDCTNIAFAPFGEYWRQLRKICVMELLSTKCVLSFRPIREEEVLNFIRDISSNQGSTVNISRKIFSFTYGLVARVAFGKKSKYQEEFISLMEVALKMNSGFNAADVYPSVKIIQVISEMSPKLNKMHRALDKILENIVDDHAQKSRQIVPTDGATKEDLVDVLINAQKSGDSGIPLTKDNIKAVILDIFSAGSETSSTAVEWAMSEMLKNPGVMKKAQEEVRKAFDGSGNVRESGLHELKYLQAVIKETFRLHPPVPLLLPRESSEQCNINGFEIPTKTRVIINAWAISRDPRHWTDAEKFKPERFLDSTIDYQGKDLKYIPFGAGTGRRICPGIALGLASMELLLAQLLYHFDWKLPGKLKNEQLDMAEAFGLTVRRKNDLQLVAVPYKTGSLLA; encoded by the exons ATGGAGTTCATCACGGTCATTGCCTTCTTTATCTTTCTCTTCATGCTAATCAAGCTTCTGAAAAGATCGCCCATTAAATCAGATCTGAAGATGCCTCCAGGCCCAAAACCACTTCCAATTATTGGAAACATGCATCAGCTCTTTGGCTCTCTAGCACATCGAACCCTAAGAGATTTGGCCATTAAGTATGGGCCACTGATGCACCTAAAGCTAGGTGAAGTATCCACGCTGGTGGTAACTTCTCCAGAGGTTGCTGAAGAGTTCATGAAAACACATGATCTCCAATTTGTCAACAGGCCTCAACTGATAAGCGTGAGGATTTTCAATTACGATTGCACTAACATTGCATTTGCTCCATTTGGGGAATACTGGAGACAGCTGCGCAAAATCTGTGTCATGGAGCTCTTAAGCACGAAATGCGTCCTGAGTTTTCGGCCAATTAGAGAAGAGGAGGTCCTCAATTTCATCAGAgatatttcctcaaatcagggATCAACAGTTAATATTAGCAGAAAAATCTTCTCGTTTACGTATGGCCTTGTTGCAAGAGTTGCTTTCGGCAAGAAGAGCAAGTACCAAGAAGAATTCATCTCACTCATGGAGGTAGCTTTAAAGATGAATTCAGGTTTTAATGCAGCGGATGTGTATCCTTCAGTCAAAATCATTCAAGTGATAAGTGAAATGAGTCCTAAGTTGAATAAAATGCACAGGGCTCTTGACAAAATCCTTGAAAACATAGTTGATGACCATGCGCAGAAAAGTCGACAAATAGTTCCCACGGATGGAGCAACAAAGGAAGATCTGGTTGATGTCCTTATAAACGCCCAAAAATCCGGTGATTCTGGGATCCCCTTGACCAAGGACAATATAAAAGCAGTCATACTG GACATTTTCAGTGCTGGGAGTGAGACGTCATCTACAGCAGTGGAGTGGGCTATGTCGGAAATGTTAAAAAATCCAGGGGTGATGAAAAAGGCACAAGAAGAAGTGAGAAAAGCTTTTGATGGAAGCGGAAATGTCCGGGAGTCAGGACTTCATGAATTAAAGTACCTGCAAGCAGTGATCAAAGAAACTTTTAGACTACATCCCCCTGTTCCGCTGTTACTCCCAAGGGAAAGTAGCGAGCAATGCAACATTAATGGATTTGAAATACCTACAAAAACCAGAGTTATCATCAATGCTTGGGCAATTAGCAGGGATCCCAGGCACTGGACTGATGCTGAGAAATTCAAGCCTGAGAGGTTTCTCGATTCTACAATCGATTACCAGGGGAAAGATCTCAAATATATCCCATTTGGCGCTGGAA ctGGAAGAAGGATATGTCCAGGCATAGCACTTGGTCTAGCATCAATGGAGCTGCTACTTGCACAATTGCTCTATCATTTTGACTGGAAACTTCCAGGAAAACTGAAGAACGAGCAGCTAGACATGGCCGAGGCCTTTGGTTTGACTGTCAGGCGAAAAAATGATCTGCAATTGGTTGCAGTTCCCTACAAAACTGGTTCTTTATTGGCATAA
- the LOC113689035 gene encoding serine acetyltransferase 1, chloroplastic-like: MKFLVIALSTIPPPLYKSHLSSPRLLVPMSTDFLRSPTNILKAIFFNPPKTPKIQALAMAACIHTSRAENSRTSSLSCDPNGSQIDDRVCNYIKYCRPNFSDLVSCVPNSENHSKSIRIPEDLGSFDPVENQDDLWVRMKNEARSDILQEPILSNFYVNSILAHDSLESALANHLSVKLSNSGTLPSGTLFDLFLGVIAEDKEIIRAVKDDLRAVKERDPACISYVHCFLNFKGFLACQAHRVAHSLWSNGRKILALLIQNRVSEVFAVDIHPGAEIGRGILLDHATGVVIGETAVIGNNVSILHNVTLGGTGKASGDRHPKLGDGVLIGAGTCVLGNVRIGDGAKIGAGSVVLKEVPARTTAVGNPARLVGGKENPIRLDKMPSLTMDHTSHISEWSDYVI; this comes from the coding sequence atgaaatttctGGTTATTGCTCTATCCACAATTCCTCCGCCTCTATATAAATCTCACTTGTCATCCCCTCGTCTCCTTGTGCCTATGTCCACAGATTTTCTCAGATCACCAACAAACATTCTCAAAGCCATCTTTTTTAACCCTCCCAAAACTCCTAAGATTCAAGCTTTAGCCATGGCAGCCTGTATTCACACTTCAAGAGCAGAGAATTCTAGGACCAGCTCACTTTCTTGCGATCCAAACGGGTCCCAAATTGATGATCGTGTCTGCAATTACATAAAATACTGCAGACCCAATTTTTCTGACCTTGTTTCTTGTGTGCCGAATTCTGAGAATCATTCAAAAAGCATACGCATCCCCGAAGATTTGGGCAGCTTTGACCCTGTTGAAAATCAGGATGATTTATGGGTGAGGATGAAAAATGAGGCAAGATCAGATATTTTGCAGGAACCTATCTTGTCAAATTTCTATGTTAATTCTATATTGGCACATGATTCCTTGGAAAGTGCTTTAGCTAATCATCTTTCTGTTAAATTGAGCAATTCTGGGACTCTTCCTAGTGGTACGTTGTTTGATCTTTTCTTAGGTGTTATAGCTGAGGATAAGGAAATTATTAGAGCTGTCAAGGATGATTTGAGAGCAGTTAAGGAAAGAGACCCTGCTTGTATCAGTTATGTGCACTGTTTCTTGAATTTCAAAGGATTTTTAGCCTGCCAGGCTCATAGGGTGGCTCATAGTTTGTGGTCTAATGGGAGGAAAATATTGGCACTGTTGATACAAAACAGAGTATCTGAAGTTTTTGCAGTGGATATTCATCCTGGGGCAGAGATTGGAAGGGGAATATTGCTTGATCATGCTACCGGCGTTGTTATTGGAGAGACTGCGGTGATTGGAAATAATGTTTCAATCTTGCACAATGTGACCCTTGGGGGCACTGGCAAGGCATCTGGAGATAGGCACCCAAAACTTGGTGATGGGGTGTTAATTGGTGCTGGTACTTGTGTCTTGGGGAATGTTAGAATTGGTGACGGGGCTAAAATTGGCGCTGGTTCAGTTGTGCTCAAGGAGGTGCCTGCTAGGACTACTGCTGTTGGAAATCCAGCAAGGTTGGTTGGAGGAAAGGAGAACCCCATTAGGCTTGACAAGATGCCCAGTTTAACCATGGACCACACTTCACATATATCTGAGTGGTCTGATTATGTAATCTAG
- the LOC113688877 gene encoding small ribosomal subunit protein uS10c isoform X2, whose translation MSSSSLSTTLFPICNSSSTTISAKPKLSLLSLPSNAAKLPTLFGKSSRFLVSTLSAAPEVLDTADSTGFQVAPKQKIRIKLRSYWVPLIEDSCKQIMDAAKNTNAKTMGPVPLPTKKRVYCVLKSPHVHKDARFHFEIRTHQRLIDILYPTAQTIDSLMQLDLPAGVDVEVKL comes from the exons ATGTCATCTTCGTCACTTTCTACCACACTTTTTCCAATATGCAATTCGTCTTCCACCACAATCTCTGCAAAAcccaagctttctcttctttctttgcctTCAAATGCGGCAAAACTGCCGACCCTTTTTGGAAAATCCTCTCGATTTTTAGTTTCAACACTCTCTGCTGCCCCTGAAGTCTTGGACACTGCTGACTCCACTGGCTTTCAG GTAGCACCAAAGCAGAAGATTAGGATCAAATTGAGGTCATATTGGGTACCCCTGATAGAAGACTCATGCAAGCAGATAATGGATGCTGCAAAGAATACAAACGCAAAGACAATGGGTCCTGTGCCGTTACCAACCAAGAAGCGGGTATATTGTGTTCTGAAATCTCCCCATGTCCACAAAGACGCCAGGTTTCACTTTGAAATCAGAACTCATCAACGTCTTATTGACATACTTTACCCCACTGCCCAAACAATTGACTCGCTGATGCAGCTCGACCTTCCTGCTGGGGTTGATGTGGAGGTCAAGCTATGA
- the LOC113688877 gene encoding small ribosomal subunit protein uS10c isoform X1, giving the protein MSSSSLSTTLFPICNSSSTTISAKPKLSLLSLPSNAAKLPTLFGKSSRFLVSTLSAAPEVLDTADSTGFQGEDSGVETLSAGGDSDRVAPKQKIRIKLRSYWVPLIEDSCKQIMDAAKNTNAKTMGPVPLPTKKRVYCVLKSPHVHKDARFHFEIRTHQRLIDILYPTAQTIDSLMQLDLPAGVDVEVKL; this is encoded by the exons ATGTCATCTTCGTCACTTTCTACCACACTTTTTCCAATATGCAATTCGTCTTCCACCACAATCTCTGCAAAAcccaagctttctcttctttctttgcctTCAAATGCGGCAAAACTGCCGACCCTTTTTGGAAAATCCTCTCGATTTTTAGTTTCAACACTCTCTGCTGCCCCTGAAGTCTTGGACACTGCTGACTCCACTGGCTTTCAG GGTGAGGATTCTGGTGTTGAAACGTTGAGTGCTGGTGGCGACTCTGACAGG GTAGCACCAAAGCAGAAGATTAGGATCAAATTGAGGTCATATTGGGTACCCCTGATAGAAGACTCATGCAAGCAGATAATGGATGCTGCAAAGAATACAAACGCAAAGACAATGGGTCCTGTGCCGTTACCAACCAAGAAGCGGGTATATTGTGTTCTGAAATCTCCCCATGTCCACAAAGACGCCAGGTTTCACTTTGAAATCAGAACTCATCAACGTCTTATTGACATACTTTACCCCACTGCCCAAACAATTGACTCGCTGATGCAGCTCGACCTTCCTGCTGGGGTTGATGTGGAGGTCAAGCTATGA
- the LOC113689646 gene encoding pectinesterase QRT1-like: MNLSCFSTCGIVVLLVLLFWGDVLKGPPKVYAVEEFEKHYIEWDDLTVADESDQGLDLDRRKPSKVIVVDKDGGGDSVTVQGAVDLVPEHNQLRHKIYILPGIYREKVRVPKSKPYISFIGEEGRASETVITWHDKASDKDTEGNEIGTFGTASVTVESDYFGAREVTFENSVVAIPGTNNMQAVALRLKGDKAWLYRVRILGTQDTLLDESGLHFYEGCFIQGSVDFIFGNAKSLYRDCILHSVANGSGAIAANHRDTPNQDSGFSFVHCQIKGTGRILLGRAWGNYSKVAYSFCDFDDIIAPEGWSDWNSTAKERTVEFGEFRCRGKGAGRRNRVAWSKSFRFDEALPFLTTQFIHAYQWLLRR, from the exons ATGAATTTGAGTTGCTTTAGTACTTGCGGGATTGTGGTTTTAttagttcttttgttttgggGTGACGTTCTAAAAGGTCCTCCTAAGGTTTACGCTGTGGAAGAGTTTGAGAAGCACTATATTGAGTGGGATGACTTGACTGTGGCTGATGAGAGTGATCAAGGGTTAGACTTGGATCGAAGAAAACCTAGCAAAGTTATTGTGGTTGATAAAGATGGCGGAGGAGATTCAGTTACAGTTCAGGGTGCTGTTGATCTTGTTCCCGAACACAATCAGTTGAGACATAAAATTTACATTCTTCCAGGAATATACAG AGAAAAGGTGCGTGTGCCAAAATCCAAACCGTACATTTCTTTCATTGGAGAGGAAGGTCGAGCATCTGAAACCGTTATTACTTGGCACGACAAAGCATCTGACAAAGACACAGAGGGTAATGAAATAGGGACCTTTGGAACGGCTTCCGTTACTGTGGAATCCGATTACTTTGGTGCAAGAGAGGTCACATTCGAG AATTCGGTGGTCGCAATTCCTGGAACCAACAATATGCAAGCTGTGGCATTGAGATTAAAAGGTGATAAAGCGTGGCTGTATAGAGTTAGGATTTTAGGGACACAGGATACGCTGCTGGATGAATCTGGGTTACATTTCTATGAAGGGTGTTTCATTCAAGGCTCCGTAGACTTCATATTTGGCAATGCCAAGTCCCTTTATCgg GACTGTATCCTTCACTCTGTAGCAAACGGATCCGGAGCAATAGCAGCAAATCATAGAGACACGCCTAATCAGGATTCTGGGTTCTCTTTTGTCCACTGTCAAATCAAAGGGACTGGCAGAATCCTCCTGGGCAGAGCCTGGGGAAATTACTCCAAAGTAGCCTACTCTTTCTGCGATTTTGATGACATAATCGCTCCTGAAGGGTGGAGTGATTGGAACAGCACAGCCAAGGAAAG GACCGTGGAATTTGGAGAATTCCGTTGCAGAGGCAAGGGGGCCGGCAGGAGAAATCGGGTGGCGTGGTCTAAATCTTTCAGGTTCGATGAAGCGTTGCCCTTCTTAACCACCCAATTCATCCATGCTTATCAATGGCTGCTACGGCGATGA
- the LOC113690554 gene encoding uncharacterized protein encodes MAASDQCFVEWKEQFVSKERGNRVVHYFLKDSSGESILAVVGTERSVRHMFYVVSEEFLNAYGAENSVHAGFRWRSRREVVNWLTSMLSKQHRQSDCSRSPKDDPIFAVNIRQPQIREPKGRLARNLRGNPSDIVWSDEAWACGKQLKHFPAFCRNGVTIAVQSFVYVMAEKENRYLAYLEDMYEDRKGHKKVKVRWFHHNREVRGVVSLRNPHPKEVFITPYAQVISAECVDGPAIVLTREHYEKCIAVFPNDVFARAHFCFRQFKSNRVKPFKLSKLGGYFNQPIFSCFSRDFFEDEEFSSGDEVKVGVKRTKRGREPQHVTNKFSSHKLKYGLLNGGPNLQKHVEGQFWQTPMFNVNDKIEFLCQDSGIRGCWFRCTVLEISRRQMRIQYDDIEDEDGCGYLEEWIPAFRLATPDKFGMRYPGRPTIRPAVTSNQMDDVFKVGAPVDAWWSDGWWEGVVTGNYNSGKGSYQVYIPSENLVLNIDKKKLRISRDWVGDQWMDVEGNPDILSIISAAISLDSKHSVSSAITKEVKSDGSPVSCLKAPTDIKLDVVHETPNGACADSDQQQVFDCEDREHCGKQVDDSDVRDNAESHLADNSSVMANSQNSDDDNEGSHDDKLAEIGTGGRQCEAERAEAAE; translated from the exons ATGGCTGCAAGTGATCAGTGTTTTGTAGAGTGGAAAGAACAATTTGTTTCAAAAGAGAGGGGTAACCGGGTGGTTCACTATTTCTTGAAGGATTCATCAGGGGAATCCATTCTTGCTGTTGTGGGTACTGAGAGAAGTGTTAGGCACATGTTCTATGTTGTTTCTGAGGAGTTTTTGAATGCTTATGGGGCTGAGAATTCTGTCCATGCTGGCTTCAGATGGAGATCAAGGAGAGAGGTCGTAAATTGGCTCACATCTATGCTTTCAAAACAGCATAGACAAAGCGATTGCTCAA GATCACCAAAAGATGATCCAATTTTTGCCGTCAACATTAGACAGCCACAAATTCGAGAACCTAAG GGCCGTCTTGCAAGGAATTTAAGAGGAAATCCCTCGGATATAGTTTGGTCTGATGAAGCATGGGCATGTGGTAAACAACTTAAGCACTTCCCAGCATTTTGCAGAAATGGGGTTACTATAGCG GTTCAATCATTTGTATATGTCATGGCTGAAAAGGAGAACAGGTATCTTGCATATTTGGAAGATATGTATGAAGACAGAAAGGGCCACAAAAAGGTAAAAGTGAGATGGTTTCACCATAATCGAGAAGTAAGGGGTGTTGTTTCTTTACGGAACCCGCATCCTAAAGAAGTATTTATTACACCTTATGCTCAAGTTATCAGTGCGGAGTGTGTTGATGGTCCTGCAATAGTTTTGACTCGTGAACATTATGAGAAGTGCATAGCTGTTTTCCCAAATGATGTGTTTGCTCGAGCACATTTTTGTTTTAGACAATTCAAGAGCAATCGAGTCAAACCATTCAAGCTAAGTAAATTGGGTGGATATTTTAATCAACCAATTTTCTCATGCTTTAGCCGTGATTTCTTTGAAGATGAAGAATTTAGCTCTGGGGATGAGGTAAAAGTGGGTGTTAAAAGGACGAAGAGAGGTAGAGAACCTCAACATGTGACAAACAAATTTTCCTCTCATAAATTGAAGTATGGTCTGCTAAATGGGGGGCCGAACTTGCAAAAACATGTTGAAGGTCAATTTTGGCAGACTCCAATGTTTAATGTCAATGATAAGATTGAATTTTTGTGCCAAGATAGTGGCATCAGGGGCTGCTGGTTCAGGTGCACTGTATTGGAGATCTCAAGAAGACAGATGAGAATCCAATATGATGACATTGAGGATGAAGATGGCTGTGGATATCTTGAG GAATGGATCCCGGCATTTAGACTGGCAACTCCTGATAAATTTGGAATGAGATACCCAGGCCGACCAACTATTAGGCCTGCTGTCACTTCTAATCAAATGGATGATGTCTTCAAGGTTGGAGCTCCTGTTGATGCCTGGTGGAGTGACGGCTGGTGGGAGGGAGTAGTCACTGGAAATTACAACTCTGGCAAAGGCAGTTATCAAGTTTATATTCCCA GTGAAAACTTGGTTTTGAATATAGACAAAAAGAAGCTAAGAATATCAAGAGACTGGGTGGGAGATCAGTGGATGGATGTTGAGGGAAACCCTGATATTCTCTCAATCATATCTGCAGCTATTAGTTTAGATAGTAAGCATTCTGTTTCATCAGCCATTACCAAGGAGGTCAAATCCGATGGGTCTCCTGTTTCATGCCTTAAGGCTCCAACTGACATCAAACTTGACGTTGTCCATGAGACCCCGAATGGTGCGTGTGCCGATAGCGATCAGCAGCAAGTGTTTGATTGTGAAGATAGGGAACATTGTGGTAAACAAGTTGATGACAGTGATGTAAGGGACAATGCCGAATCTCACCTTGCTGATAACAGTTCTGTTATGGCCAATTCACAGAATAGTGATGATGACAATGAGGGAAGCCATGACGACAAGTTAGCAGAAATTGGGACTGGTGGGCGGCAATGTGAAGCTGAAAGAGCGGAAGCGGCTGAGTAA
- the LOC113688980 gene encoding DNA-dependent metalloprotease WSS1-like, translating into MNSADGNKVWEIRVMKTKPKHEEARKFLEKIAAQVQPIMQKHNWKVKLLSEFCQQNLLGLNIGGGQHVKLRLRSYYSDEEFFPFDEVLDTMLHELCHNVHGPHDAGFYRLWDELRRECEDLIRKRISGTGRPLGGIKPHPPLSFLCQTVLAAAETRVQPLLPSGPKRIGGDSSMMAALTPTPAAAMAAERRYRDNIWCGAESYDASENAEENNNQYSLNIVHSSKNPRDFGSFDGQTLNVISRKRRRGLNSRASSSLSNNGHSKSKFLDLTTDADFESSREDLSSDSAPRSVCGSNATRVPCGSVRCNRS; encoded by the exons ATGAATTCGGCGGATGGGAACAAAGTATGGGAAATTAGAGTTATGAAGACAAAGCCTAAACATGAAGAAGCCAGgaaatttctagaaaagatcGCAGCGCAAGTTCAACCAATTATGCAAAAACATAACTGGAAGGTCAAGCTCCTCTCCGAATTCTG TCAACAAAACCTTCTGGGGTTGAACATAGGAGGAGGCCAGCATGTAAAGTTGAGGCTTAGGAGTTATTACAGTGATGAGgaatttttcccttttgatgAAGTTCTTGATACAATGCTTCACGAGCTCTGCCACAATGTTCATGGCCCTCACGATGCTGGCTTCTACAGGCTCTGGGATGAACTTAGGAGG GAATGCGAGGACCTTATCAGAAAGCGGATAAGTGGGACAGGAAGGCCGTTGGGAGGTATCAAACctcatccccctctttcattTCTCTGCCAGACTGTTTTGGCTGCTGCAGAAACGAGAGTGCAACCCTTACTGCCATCTGGACCCAAACGCATAGGTGGTGACAGTTCTATGATGGCGGCACTTACTCCTACGCCAGCAGCTGCAATGGCTGCAGAGAGGAGATATAGAGATAATATCTGGTGTGGCGCTGAATCTTATGATGCATCTGAAAATGCAGAAGAAAACAACAATCAATATTCCTTGAATATAGTGCACAGTTCAAAAAATCCAAgggattttggtagttttgatGGTCAGACTTTGAATGTGATATCTCGGAAAAGAAGGCGTGGATTAAATAGTAGAGCATCATCATCTCTGTCTAATAATGGTCATTCAAAGTCTAAGTTTTTGGACCTAACTACAG ATGCCGATTTCGAGTCAAGTAGAGAGGATTTATCGAGCGATTCTGCTCCTAGATCTGTTTGTGGAAGCAATGCAACTAGGGTTCCATGTGGGAGTGTGAGGTGCAACCGTTCCTAG
- the LOC113688979 gene encoding zinc transporter 11-like, whose amino-acid sequence MARPHIILALILLFLVVSATAHGGVHDGDDDSADPGSDPSSEKPNLRARSLILVKIWCLILVFVGTFAGGMSPYFFKWNEAFIVLGTQFAGGVFLGTALMHFLSDSNETFEDLTHKEYPFAFMLASAGYLLTMLADCFIFYIYGKQQGNDGSSSTGGADHLHHHQGVAHSGKGTGNGGAAQPEVQVHGPSDHHFSKAPVVTAASLGDSILLIVALCFHSVFEGIAIGVAESKADAWKALWTVCLHKIFAAIAMGIALLRMIPNRPLLSCAAYAFAFAISSPIGVAIGIIIDATTEGAVADWTYAISMGLACGVFIYVSINHLLSKGYNPQEVDMPYHKFLAVLLGVGVIAVVMIWDT is encoded by the exons ATGGCCAGACCCCATATAATCCTCGCCCTTATTCTCCTCTTCTTAGTCGTCTCCGCCACGGCGCACGGCGGCGTTCACGACGGCGATGATGATTCTGCAGACCCCGGGTCCGACCCATCTTCAGAAAAACCCAATCTTAGAGCGCGTTCACTGATTCTGGTGAAGATATGGTGCTTGATTCTAGTGTTTGTTGGGACTTTTGCTGGGGGGATGTCGCCGTATTTCTTCAAGTGGAATGAGGCGTTTATAGTGCTGGGGACGCAGTTCGCCGGTGGGGTTTTCCTGGGAACTGCCTTGATGCATTTCTTGAGCGATTCTAATGAGACTTTTGAGGATCTGACTCATAAAGAATACCCTTTTGCATTCATGCTGGCGAGTGCTGGATACTTGTTGACCATGTTGGCTGATTGCTTCATTTTCTATATATATGGGAAGCAGCAGGGTAATGACGGTTCTTCTTCAACCGGTGGTGCtgatcatcttcatcatcatcaag GGGTTGCTCACAGTGGAAAAGGAACTGGCAACGGGGGAGCTGCTCAACCTGAGGTTCAG GTCCATGGCCCTTCAGATCACCACTTCAGCAAGGCACCAGTTGTAACTGCTGCTTCTCTTGGGGATAGCATCTTGTTGATCGTTGCCTTGTGTTTCCATTCCGTGTTTGAGGGCATCGCTATTGGAGTTGCAGAGAGCAAAGCTGATGCTTGGAAAGCTCTTTGGACCGTATGTCTGCACAAGATCTTTGCAGCGATTGCAATGGGAATAGCTCTCCTCAGGATGATCCCAAACCGCCCTCTCTTATCTTGTGCTGCCTATGCTTTTGCATTTGCAATTTCCAGCCCTATAGGTGTTGCCATTGGAATTATAATAGATGCTACAACCGAAGGTGCTGTTGCAGACTGGACATATGCGATATCCATGGGTCTTGCTTGTGGGGTGTTCATATATGTGTCCATCAACCATCTGCTCTCCAAGGGTTACAATCCTCAGGAAGTAGACATGCCTTATCACAAATTTTTGGCCGTCTTATTAGGTGTTGGAGTCATCGCTGTTGTGATGATTTGGGACACTTGA